One segment of bacterium DNA contains the following:
- a CDS encoding HNH endonuclease, whose protein sequence is MEKTCTRCGAVHPLDEFPRDARSRDGRKPYCRACNRRYAAKRRAERPDAERGRRRRWYSEHKDAWAGYAETYRRAHPERVKAADAARRANAKAARYGRPGLVSAEDVAAVLTLAGGRCCRCGATGALEIDHVVDLARGGSANFPWSLQALCRSCNGARRNVDCRDEAFRVRLFAATRRKAA, encoded by the coding sequence ATGGAGAAGACCTGCACGCGCTGCGGCGCCGTTCATCCGCTCGACGAGTTCCCGCGCGACGCTAGGTCTCGCGACGGGCGGAAGCCGTACTGCCGCGCCTGCAACCGGCGCTACGCCGCGAAGCGCCGCGCCGAGCGCCCCGACGCCGAGCGCGGGCGCCGCCGCCGCTGGTACTCAGAACACAAGGACGCCTGGGCCGGCTACGCGGAAACCTACCGCCGCGCCCATCCCGAGCGCGTCAAGGCGGCCGACGCCGCCCGCCGCGCCAACGCGAAGGCCGCCCGCTACGGACGGCCGGGACTCGTCTCCGCCGAGGATGTCGCGGCGGTCCTGACGCTCGCCGGGGGCCGCTGCTGCCGCTGCGGCGCGACGGGCGCGCTGGAGATCGACCACGTCGTCGACCTCGCCCGCGGGGGCTCCGCGAACTTCCCCTGGTCGCTCCAGGCGCTCTGCCGGAGCTGCAACGGCGCCCGCCGCAACGTCGACTGCCGCGACGAGGCGTTCCGCGTCCGGCTGTTCGCGGCGACGCGGCGCAAGGCCGCCTGA